In Polypterus senegalus isolate Bchr_013 chromosome 12, ASM1683550v1, whole genome shotgun sequence, the following are encoded in one genomic region:
- the cnbpb gene encoding CCHC-type zinc finger, nucleic acid binding protein b isoform X1 — MSNNECFKCGRTGHWARECPSGGGSSRGRGGRSRNRGGYVAGREICYRCGEAGHVAKDCELHEDGGYMQFEACYNCGKGGHIAKDCKEPKREREQLCYNCGKPGHLARDCDHADEQKCYSCGEFGHIQKDCTKVKCYRCGETGHVAINCSKTSEVNCYRCGESGHLARECTIEATA; from the exons ATGAGCAACAACGAATGTTTTAAATGTGGACGCACTGGACACTGGGCTCGCGAGTGTCCTAGTGGAGGAGGAAGCAGTCGTGGTCGTGGAGGAAGGAGTCGCAATCGGGGAGGCTATGTTGCAGGCAGAG AAATTTGTTATCGCTGTGGGGAAGCAGGTCATGTTGCCAAGGACTGTGAGCTTCATGAGGACGGTGGGTACATGCAATTTGAAG CCTGCTACAATTGTGGCAAAGGTGGTCATATTGCCAAGGATTGCAAAGAGCCCAAGAGAGAGAGGGAGCAACTGTGCTACAACTGTGGCAAACCTGGACATCTGGCTCGTGACTGCGATCATGCCGATGAGCAGAAGTGCTACTCTTGTGGGGAGTTTGGGCATATCCAAAAAGACTGCACTAAAGTGAAGTGCTACAG GTGTGGAGAAACTGGACATGTTGCTATCAACTGCAGCAAAACAAGTGAAGTGAACTGCTACCGTTGTGGAGAGTCCGGACACCTGGCAAGAGAATGCACCATCGAGGCTACAGCTTAA
- the cnbpb gene encoding CCHC-type zinc finger, nucleic acid binding protein b isoform X2 — translation MSNNECFKCGRTGHWARECPSGGGSSRGRGGRSRNRGGYVAGREICYRCGEAGHVAKDCELHEDACYNCGKGGHIAKDCKEPKREREQLCYNCGKPGHLARDCDHADEQKCYSCGEFGHIQKDCTKVKCYRCGETGHVAINCSKTSEVNCYRCGESGHLARECTIEATA, via the exons ATGAGCAACAACGAATGTTTTAAATGTGGACGCACTGGACACTGGGCTCGCGAGTGTCCTAGTGGAGGAGGAAGCAGTCGTGGTCGTGGAGGAAGGAGTCGCAATCGGGGAGGCTATGTTGCAGGCAGAG AAATTTGTTATCGCTGTGGGGAAGCAGGTCATGTTGCCAAGGACTGTGAGCTTCATGAGGACG CCTGCTACAATTGTGGCAAAGGTGGTCATATTGCCAAGGATTGCAAAGAGCCCAAGAGAGAGAGGGAGCAACTGTGCTACAACTGTGGCAAACCTGGACATCTGGCTCGTGACTGCGATCATGCCGATGAGCAGAAGTGCTACTCTTGTGGGGAGTTTGGGCATATCCAAAAAGACTGCACTAAAGTGAAGTGCTACAG GTGTGGAGAAACTGGACATGTTGCTATCAACTGCAGCAAAACAAGTGAAGTGAACTGCTACCGTTGTGGAGAGTCCGGACACCTGGCAAGAGAATGCACCATCGAGGCTACAGCTTAA